Proteins encoded by one window of Pempheris klunzingeri isolate RE-2024b chromosome 14, fPemKlu1.hap1, whole genome shotgun sequence:
- the LOC139213276 gene encoding pterin-4-alpha-carbinolamine dehydratase 2-like produces the protein MSGLMFSLRPSSSWPCRRLLRLGSLLPPPLSRNESSKMSSDSHWLSSTDRDQMVMELRATGWVEVDNRDAIFKELHFKTFNQAFGFMSRVALQAEKMNHHPEWFNVYNKVQITLTTHDCGGLSKRDIKMAKFIDKIALSM, from the exons ATGTCAGGGTTAATGTTTAGCCTGAGGCCGAGCAGCTCATGGCCCTGCCGCCGCCTGCTGAGGCTGGGCAgtctgctgccgccgccgctcTCCAGGAACGAGTCGTCTAAAATG tCGTCAGACTCCCACTGGCTCTCCTCTACCGACCGGGATCAGATGGTGATGGAGCTCAGGGCCACAGGCTGGGTGGAGGTGGACAACCGCGATGCCATCTTCAAAGAGCTTCACTTTAAAACCTTtaatcag GCTTTTGGCTTCATGTCACGGGTGGCTCTGCAGGCAGAGAAGATGAACCATCACCCAGAATGGTTCAATGTTTATAATAAG GTCCAGATTACACTGACTACACATGACTGTGGGGGACTGTCAAAACGGGACATCAAAATGGCCAAGTTTATTGACAAAATTGCACTttcaatgtaa